In Brassica rapa cultivar Chiifu-401-42 chromosome A06, CAAS_Brap_v3.01, whole genome shotgun sequence, a single window of DNA contains:
- the LOC103874299 gene encoding uncharacterized protein LOC103874299 encodes MLLYIDLYLVSKGNSINHHRTMASWNHLLKCWILLAILLIVQAQTNRKLLDNNTPATYSHFKHPPMDSRQDYLPTSHRSLGAQYYKRSPPPPPPRKR; translated from the coding sequence ATGTTACTATACATAGACCTTTATTTGGTGAGCAAAGGAAACTCCATCAATCACCATAGAACAATGGCTTCTTGGAACCATCTCTTGAAATGTTGGATTCTTCTAGCTATACTCTTGATCGTGCAGGCTCAAACCAACCGGAAGCTTCTTGACAACAACACACCTGCAACATACTCTCATTTCAAACATCCACCTATGGATTCTCGTCAAGATTATCTTCCTACTTCCCACCGTTCACTTGGTGCTCAATATTACAAGAGAtcaccacctccaccaccaccaagaAAAAGATAG
- the LOC103874296 gene encoding membrane protein of ER body 2 isoform X2, whose translation MDRPADGSKFGERGEIVDADFLVGLLETFRFGKYNLPAIKNVLNAPAKVTSATEQQQDKTIENQDEEGSQGLVGNTSVHESIGSVSSSSDPIILDTMSETGSHNEPVSNEESGYNWLESNPTNLPNVENERHHNAEEGEIVVEEEIYKEDEEDKEDEEEEEDENKNSERTSSESEEKSNLETLLAIQEKYELYCPSCSSCITRKVILRKKEHVKLVDLYADLKPYESTDIEEIEPPVKLHVPETLIENGDQEDKKEGYIFTCLACLKYYIRKGARFLQRDYARGLPVEESVEVHLEPRKSSNTTETPPQNKLDRERFTVELLKSTVYGGLTETITSLVVVSSASASGSSTENILALAVANLAGGLIVLAQNLRDLRNNSDQENDRYNELLGRRDNIRLHVLVAVLSYIFFGLIAPLVYAFSFYQTGIKNYKLVSVFSVSLVCAIMLGMIKVYVRKPVNVRESPKPYLKSAAYYTSIVVVSSGVSHIVGEIVGEYIRKLGLFSLYQTGLTSTFDGIKPEKYRFTSF comes from the exons ATGGACCGACCAGCTGACGGAAGCAAGTTTGGGGAGAGAGGCGAAATTGTAGATGCAGATTTCTTGGTGGGTCTTCTCGAGACCTTCAGATTTGGCAAATACAATCTTCCCGCCATAAAAAATGTGTTAAATGCGCCGGCAAAGGTTACATCGGCGACGGAGCAGCAGCAGGACAAGACCATCGAGAATCAGGACGAAGAGGGATCTCAAG GTCTCGTAGGGAACACGTCTGTTCACGAAAGCATAGGATCGGTGTCTTCCAGTTCAGATCCAATAATACTGGATACTATGAGCGAAACCGGTTCACATAATGAACCTGTTTCAAAC GAAGAATCCGGTTATAATTGGTTAGAGTCGAACCCCACAAACTTGCCTAATGTAGAGAATGAAAGGCACCATAACGCAGAAGAAGGTGAGATagtagtagaagaagaaatatacaaagaagacgaagaagacaaagaagacgaagaagaagaagaagacgaaaatAAAAACAGCGAGAGAACATCATCTGAGTCAGAGGAAAAATCAAACCTAGAGACATTGCTTGCGATACAAGAAAAGTACGAGCTTTATTGTCCAAGCTGTAGCTCTTGTATCACCAGAAAAGTGATTCTTAGGAAAAAGGAACATGTGAAGCTCGTTGATTTGTATGCGGATCTGAAACCTTATGAATCAACCGACATTGAGGAGATTGAACCACCGGTTAAGCTGCATGTCCCGGAGACTCTTATTGAGAATGGTGATCAAGAAGACAAAAAGGAGGGTTATATCTTCACTTGCTTAGCCTGTCTAAAGTACTACATCCGAAAAG GAGCCAggttcttacaaagagattatGCCAGGGGATTACCTGTTGAGGAGTCAG TTGAAGTACATTTAGAGCCTAGGAAGAGTAGTAACACCACTGAAACACCGCCTCAAAATAAACTCGACCGTGAAAGATTCACCGTTGAGCTACTGAAGAGCACCGTGTACGGTGGTCTAACCGAGACCATCACCAGCCTCGTCGTTGTATCTTCTGCCTCTGCCTCCGGATCCTCCACCG AGAATATTTTGGCTCTTGCAGTCGCAAATTTGGCCGGTGGTCTCATCGTCCTTGCTCAAAAC CTTCGTGATCTAAGAAACAATTCAGATCAAGAGAATGATCGGTACAATGAGCTGTTAGGGAGACGTGACAATATCCGGTTGCATGTACTAGTAGCGGTCCTGTCTTACATTTTCTTCGGCCTAATTGCTCCATTGGTTTACGCATTTTCCTTCTACCAAACCGGAATCAAGAACTACAAGCTCGTCTCGGTTTTCTCGGTTTCTCTGGTTTGCGCAATCATGCTCGGTATGATCAAGGTCTACGTCCGGAAACCGGTTAACGTACGTGAATCTCCCAAGCCTTATCTCAAATCTGCTGCTTATTATACGTCTATTGTTGTTGTCTCTTCTGGAGTGTCGCACATTGTTGGAGAAATTGTGGGAGAGTATATCCGAAAGCTCGGTTTGTTTAGTTTATACCAGACCGGTTTGACTTCAACATTTGACGGAATTAAACCAGAGAAATACCGGTTTACTTCCTTCTAA
- the LOC103874297 gene encoding starch synthase 1, chloroplastic/amyloplastic yields MASLQISGGSVRFVAGFNRTGCIRPICSLGFPHSRSRFSIGRPLLLRRASVSGESETDDITDAERDVSASSSASLLGFQLVPPGDQEIISTNTTKETTHQEETSDATDESEMADFGVPGNRAVEEGAAEVEYTSVKAEVINNLVFVTSEAAPYSKTGGLGDVCGSLPIALAGRGHRVMVISPRYLNGTSADKNYARAKDLGVRVTVHCFGGSQEVSFYHEYRDGVDWVFIDHQSYHRPGNPYGDSKGAFGDNQFRFTLLCHAACEAPLVLPLGGFTYGEKSLFLVNDWHAGLVPILLAAKYRPYGVYKDARSILIIHNLAHQGVEPAATYSNLGLPSEWYGAVGWVFPTWARTHALDTGEAVNVLKGAIVTSDRIITVSQGYAWEITTVEGGYGLQDLLSSRKSVINGITNGINIDEWDPSKDEHIPFHYSLDDYSNKVKCKMALQKELGLPIRPECPMIGFIGRLDYQKGIDLIQTAGPDLMVDDIQFVMLGSGDPKCESWMRSMEETYRDKFRGWVGFNVPISHRITAGCDILLMPSRFEPCGLNQLYAMRYGTIPVVHATGGLRDTVENFNPYAEGGAGAGTGWVFSPLSKDSMVSALRLAAATYREYKESWEGLMRRGMSRNYSWENAAVQYEQVFQWVFMDPPYIN; encoded by the exons ATGGCTTCCCTTCAGATCAGCGGCGGCTCGGTTAGGTTCGTGGCGGGATTCAACCGGACCGGCTGTATCCGTCCGATCTGCAGCCTCGGTTTCCCTCATTCCCGGAGCAGATTCAGCATCGGACGGCCCTTGTTGCTCCGCCGTGCTTCCGTCTCTGGAGAGTCTGAAACTGATGACATCACTGACGCCGAGAGAGATGTCTCTGCCTCTTCCTCTGCCTCTCTTCTTGGCTTTCAGCTCGTTCCTCCTG GTGATCAAGAGATCATCAGCACTAACACAACAAAAGAGACTACACACCAAGAAGAGACCTCAGACGCTACTGATGAATCCGAGATGGCTGACTTTGGTGTACCTGGCAACAGAGCTGTTGAAGAAGGAGCTGCGGAAGTCGAATACACGAGCGTCAAAGCCGAAGTGATCAACAACCTCGTTTTCGTTACCTCTGAAGCTGCTCCTTACTCCAAGACAGGAGGTTTAGGAGATGTTTGTGGTTCTTTGCCGATAGCTTTGGCTGGACGTGGCCACCGTGTCATGGTCATCTCTCCTCGGTACCTGAATGGCACCTCTGCTGACAAAAACTACGCCAGGGCTAAGGACTTGGGGGTCCGCGTCACCGTTCATTGCTTTGGTGGCTCTCAAGAAGTTTCCTTCTATCACGAGTATAGAGACGGTGTTGATTGG GTTTTTATTGATCATCAGTCTTACCATAGACCTGGTAATCCTTACGGAGATAGTAAAGGAGCCTTTGGTGATAATCAGTTTCGGTTCACTTTACTTTGCCATGCGGCGTGTGAAGCTCCTCTCGTGCTGCCTCTTGGAGGGTTCACTTACGGAGAGAAGTCTCTCTTCCTTGTCAATGACTGGCATGCCGGACTTGTCCCCAT ACTTTTGGCTGCAAAGTATCGCCCATACGGAGTGTATAAAGATGCAAGAAGCATTCTGATCATCCATAACCTCGCTCATCAG GGAGTGGAGCCAGCAGCTACTTACAGCAACTTGGGATTGCCTTCGGAATGGTATGGAGCGGTGGGGTGGGTGTTTCCAACATGGGCAAGAACTCACGCTCTAGACACCGGTGAAGCGGTTAATGTTCTCAAGGGTGCTATTGTAACCTCTGACCGTATCATTACCGTGAGCCAG GGATATGCATGGGAAATCACTACTGTTGAAGGTGGATATGGTCTTCAAGATTTGCTTTCTAGTCGGAAGAGTGTTATTAATG GGATAACGAATGGAATCAATATTGATGAGTGGGATCCGTCCAAGGATGAACACATTCCTTTCCATTACTCTCTTGATGATTACTCCAACAAG GTCAAATGCAAGATGGCACTACAAAAGGAACTGGGTCTCCCCATCAGGCCTGAATGTCCTATG ATTGGGTTTATAGGAAGGCTTGATTATCAGAAGGGCATTGATCTGATTCAAACTGCTGGTCCTGATCTCATGGTGGATGACATTCAATTC GTCATGCTTGGTTCAGGTGATCCAAAATGTGAGAGCTGGATGAGAAGTATGGAGGAAACATACAGAGACAAGTTCCGTGGCTGGGTTGGGTTCAATGTTCCCATCTCTCATCGCATCACGGCCGG aTGTGATATTCTTCTGATGCCATCAAGATTCGAACCATGTGGTTTAAATCAGTTATATGCAATGAGATATGGAACCATTCCAGTCGTTCATGCCACCGGTGGACTCAGA GATACGGTTGAGAACTTCAATCCTTATGCAGAAGGTGGAGCTGGTGCTGGTACAGG GTGGGTTTTCTCTCCATTGTCAAAAGATAGCATGGTGTCG GCATTGAGGTTGGCTGCAGCAACGTACAGAGAGTATAAAGAGTCATGGGAAGGGTTGATGAGAAGAGGAATGAGCAGAAACTATTCTTGGGAAAACGCTGCCGTTCAGTACGAGCAAGTGTTCCAGTGGGTGTTCATGGACCCTCCCTACATCAACTAG
- the LOC103874298 gene encoding protein ABIL3 isoform X3, translated as MFKILKDLKNLRTQLYSAAEYFELSYTNDGDTQSVVETLKDYAIKALVNTVDHLGSVTYKVNDFVDEKVDQVTGTELRVACIEQRLRMCQEYMDHEGRSQQSLVINTPKFHKRYILPSAGEIKKGGNLAKLKSVESSIGEEADWNQFRNAVRTTIRETPPPLLRKPVLPSPPPQRRTQRSATFSLSSISNTAPKKEQDKRAVSPHRFPLLRSGSVAIRPTSVSRPTTPSKSRTITPKRYPSEPRRSASVRAAFEKEAQKEPEQQQQPSKSKRLLKALLSRRKTKKDDTLYTYLDEY; from the exons ATGTTCAAAATCTTAAAG GATCTGAAGAATCTGAGAACACAGCTGTATTCAGCAGCTGAGTACTTCGAACTATCCTACACAAACGATGGAGACACACAATC AGTCGTGGAGACACTGAAAGATTATGCAATAAAGGCTCTGGTGAATACAGTTGACCATTTGGGCTCAGTTACATATAAAGTTAATGACTTCGTCGATGAAAAAGTTGATCAAGTAACTGGAACCGAGCTACGAGTTGCTTGCATCGAACAG AGGCTAAGGATGTGCCAAGAGTATATGGACCATGAAGGTCGTTCTCAGCAATCGCTTGTCATCAACACTCCAAAGTTCCACAAGCGATACATTTTGCCTT CAGCCGGTGAAATCAAGAAAGGTGGTAACCTCGCAAAGCTCAAGAGCGTTGAAAGCAGTATTGGTGAAGAAGCTGACTGGAACCAGTTCAGAAACG CTGTTCGTACTACAATTCGGGAAACGCCACCACCACTActtag AAAACCGGTACTTCCGTCTCCTCCACCTCAACGTAGAACTCAACGTTCAGCAACCTTTTCGTTGTCCTCTATCTCCAACACGGCACCAAAGAAAGAACAAG ATAAACGAGCAGTATCGCCCCACCGGTTTCCGCTGCTAAGATCTGGTTCTGTTGCTATCAGACCGACATCGGTTAGCAGGCCAACGACTCCTAGCAAGAGTAGGACAATTACTCCTAAACGG TATCCGTCAGAACCGAGAAGATCAGCTTCGGTTCGGGCTGCGTTTGAGAAAGAAGCTCAGAAAGAACCAGAGCAGCAGCAACAACCGAGCAAGAGCAAACGGCTGCTTAAGGCGTTGCTTAGCCGACGCAAAACCAAGAAGGATGATACGCTTTATACGTACTTGGACGAATATTGA
- the LOC103874809 gene encoding uncharacterized protein LOC103874809 → MTGLGFVLMENGKRILMGMKNCSNIASPLQAEAEAFTWAMKRMLEQGYRSVLFETDCNQLVKLFQGMEEWPVMVEVIEEIRIILTSFSSFFIAYLPRGMNQRADCLVKAARAHPEPLSLL, encoded by the coding sequence ATGACGGGCTTGGGTTTCGTTTTGATGGAGAATGGGAAGCGAATTCTGATGGGAATGAAGAACTGCAGCAACATCGCATCTCCTCTTCAGGCTGAGGCGGAAGCCTTCACGTGGGCTATGAAgaggatgctggaacagggatACCGATCAGTCCTTTTTGAGACGGACTGCAATCAACTTGTTAAACTGTTTCAAGGAATGGAAGAATGGCCAGTCATGGTGGAAGTTATCGAAGAAATCAGGATTATTTTGACAAGTTTTTCAAGCTTCTTTATCGCTTATCTACCGCGTGGTATGAATCAAAGAGCCGACTGTCTCGTGAAGGCAGCTCGAGCTCATCCTGAACCCCTTTCTCTCCTTTGA
- the LOC103874298 gene encoding protein ABIL3 isoform X1, translated as MSAAATMHMPREGSNYDEISMQQSLLFSDSLKDLKNLRTQLYSAAEYFELSYTNDGDTQSVVETLKDYAIKALVNTVDHLGSVTYKVNDFVDEKVDQVTGTELRVACIEQRLRMCQEYMDHEGRSQQSLVINTPKFHKRYILPSAGEIKKGGNLAKLKSVESSIGEEADWNQFRNAVRTTIRETPPPLLRKPVLPSPPPQRRTQRSATFSLSSISNTAPKKEQDKRAVSPHRFPLLRSGSVAIRPTSVSRPTTPSKSRTITPKRYPSEPRRSASVRAAFEKEAQKEPEQQQQPSKSKRLLKALLSRRKTKKDDTLYTYLDEY; from the exons ATGAGTGCAGCGGCTACAATGCACATGCCCCGGGAAGGCTCAAACTACGATGAAATCTCTATGCAACAGAGTTTGCTCTTCTCTGATAGTCTCAAG GATCTGAAGAATCTGAGAACACAGCTGTATTCAGCAGCTGAGTACTTCGAACTATCCTACACAAACGATGGAGACACACAATC AGTCGTGGAGACACTGAAAGATTATGCAATAAAGGCTCTGGTGAATACAGTTGACCATTTGGGCTCAGTTACATATAAAGTTAATGACTTCGTCGATGAAAAAGTTGATCAAGTAACTGGAACCGAGCTACGAGTTGCTTGCATCGAACAG AGGCTAAGGATGTGCCAAGAGTATATGGACCATGAAGGTCGTTCTCAGCAATCGCTTGTCATCAACACTCCAAAGTTCCACAAGCGATACATTTTGCCTT CAGCCGGTGAAATCAAGAAAGGTGGTAACCTCGCAAAGCTCAAGAGCGTTGAAAGCAGTATTGGTGAAGAAGCTGACTGGAACCAGTTCAGAAACG CTGTTCGTACTACAATTCGGGAAACGCCACCACCACTActtag AAAACCGGTACTTCCGTCTCCTCCACCTCAACGTAGAACTCAACGTTCAGCAACCTTTTCGTTGTCCTCTATCTCCAACACGGCACCAAAGAAAGAACAAG ATAAACGAGCAGTATCGCCCCACCGGTTTCCGCTGCTAAGATCTGGTTCTGTTGCTATCAGACCGACATCGGTTAGCAGGCCAACGACTCCTAGCAAGAGTAGGACAATTACTCCTAAACGG TATCCGTCAGAACCGAGAAGATCAGCTTCGGTTCGGGCTGCGTTTGAGAAAGAAGCTCAGAAAGAACCAGAGCAGCAGCAACAACCGAGCAAGAGCAAACGGCTGCTTAAGGCGTTGCTTAGCCGACGCAAAACCAAGAAGGATGATACGCTTTATACGTACTTGGACGAATATTGA
- the LOC103874300 gene encoding protein PLASTID TRANSCRIPTIONALLY ACTIVE 7 isoform X2, giving the protein MSSSSFTSSCSSILRIGDARSGNSRASSFTFQPQVSCGIQRDDNGRRIWRRRTLTKKDDMLRYKLQRVPFVEEQVRKIQEVGKVMTMDIERLLLSEDNRFEFVNSVAAEATEYVEKNRDEYGGTKKAIFHVLSNRVNDLGFDRPEAYAESDPYKPGPGYLKEYYT; this is encoded by the exons atgtcttcttcttccttcaccTCCTCCTGCTCTTCGATTTTACGT ATTGGTGATGCGAGAAGCGGGAACTCACGAGCTTCAAGCTTCACATTCCAACCTCAG GTTTCTTGCGGGATTCAAAGGGATGATAATGGACGCCGTATCTGGCGGAGGAGAACACTC ACAAAGAAGGATGATATGTTGCGTTACAAACTGCAAAGAGTTCCGTTTGTGGAAGAGCAAGTGAGGAAGATACAGGAAGTTGGGAAGGTAATGACGATGGACATCGAGCGTTTGCTATTGAGCGAAGACAACCGCTTTGAGTTCGTCAACAGCGTAGCAGCTGAGGCGACAGAGTACGTTGAGAAAAACAGGGACGAATACGGAGGCACCAAGAAAGCCATCTTTCACGTTCTGAGCAACCGCGTCAACGATCTCGGGTTTGATCGACCAGAAGCTTACGCAGAATCAGATCCTTACAAACCTGGTCCTGGCTACTTGAAGGAGTATTACACTTGA
- the LOC103874296 gene encoding membrane protein of ER body 2 isoform X1, which produces MDRPADGSKFGERGEIVDADFLVGLLETFRFGKYNLPAIKNVLNAPAKVTSATEQQQDKTIENQDEEGSQGLVGNTSVHESIGSVSSSSDPIILDTMSETGSHNEPVSNEESGSNNEPVLNEESGYNWLESNPTNLPNVENERHHNAEEGEIVVEEEIYKEDEEDKEDEEEEEDENKNSERTSSESEEKSNLETLLAIQEKYELYCPSCSSCITRKVILRKKEHVKLVDLYADLKPYESTDIEEIEPPVKLHVPETLIENGDQEDKKEGYIFTCLACLKYYIRKGARFLQRDYARGLPVEESVEVHLEPRKSSNTTETPPQNKLDRERFTVELLKSTVYGGLTETITSLVVVSSASASGSSTENILALAVANLAGGLIVLAQNLRDLRNNSDQENDRYNELLGRRDNIRLHVLVAVLSYIFFGLIAPLVYAFSFYQTGIKNYKLVSVFSVSLVCAIMLGMIKVYVRKPVNVRESPKPYLKSAAYYTSIVVVSSGVSHIVGEIVGEYIRKLGLFSLYQTGLTSTFDGIKPEKYRFTSF; this is translated from the exons ATGGACCGACCAGCTGACGGAAGCAAGTTTGGGGAGAGAGGCGAAATTGTAGATGCAGATTTCTTGGTGGGTCTTCTCGAGACCTTCAGATTTGGCAAATACAATCTTCCCGCCATAAAAAATGTGTTAAATGCGCCGGCAAAGGTTACATCGGCGACGGAGCAGCAGCAGGACAAGACCATCGAGAATCAGGACGAAGAGGGATCTCAAG GTCTCGTAGGGAACACGTCTGTTCACGAAAGCATAGGATCGGTGTCTTCCAGTTCAGATCCAATAATACTGGATACTATGAGCGAAACCGGTTCACATAATGAACCTGTTTCAAACGAAGAATCCGGTTCAAATAATGAACCCGTTCTAAATGAAGAATCCGGTTATAATTGGTTAGAGTCGAACCCCACAAACTTGCCTAATGTAGAGAATGAAAGGCACCATAACGCAGAAGAAGGTGAGATagtagtagaagaagaaatatacaaagaagacgaagaagacaaagaagacgaagaagaagaagaagacgaaaatAAAAACAGCGAGAGAACATCATCTGAGTCAGAGGAAAAATCAAACCTAGAGACATTGCTTGCGATACAAGAAAAGTACGAGCTTTATTGTCCAAGCTGTAGCTCTTGTATCACCAGAAAAGTGATTCTTAGGAAAAAGGAACATGTGAAGCTCGTTGATTTGTATGCGGATCTGAAACCTTATGAATCAACCGACATTGAGGAGATTGAACCACCGGTTAAGCTGCATGTCCCGGAGACTCTTATTGAGAATGGTGATCAAGAAGACAAAAAGGAGGGTTATATCTTCACTTGCTTAGCCTGTCTAAAGTACTACATCCGAAAAG GAGCCAggttcttacaaagagattatGCCAGGGGATTACCTGTTGAGGAGTCAG TTGAAGTACATTTAGAGCCTAGGAAGAGTAGTAACACCACTGAAACACCGCCTCAAAATAAACTCGACCGTGAAAGATTCACCGTTGAGCTACTGAAGAGCACCGTGTACGGTGGTCTAACCGAGACCATCACCAGCCTCGTCGTTGTATCTTCTGCCTCTGCCTCCGGATCCTCCACCG AGAATATTTTGGCTCTTGCAGTCGCAAATTTGGCCGGTGGTCTCATCGTCCTTGCTCAAAAC CTTCGTGATCTAAGAAACAATTCAGATCAAGAGAATGATCGGTACAATGAGCTGTTAGGGAGACGTGACAATATCCGGTTGCATGTACTAGTAGCGGTCCTGTCTTACATTTTCTTCGGCCTAATTGCTCCATTGGTTTACGCATTTTCCTTCTACCAAACCGGAATCAAGAACTACAAGCTCGTCTCGGTTTTCTCGGTTTCTCTGGTTTGCGCAATCATGCTCGGTATGATCAAGGTCTACGTCCGGAAACCGGTTAACGTACGTGAATCTCCCAAGCCTTATCTCAAATCTGCTGCTTATTATACGTCTATTGTTGTTGTCTCTTCTGGAGTGTCGCACATTGTTGGAGAAATTGTGGGAGAGTATATCCGAAAGCTCGGTTTGTTTAGTTTATACCAGACCGGTTTGACTTCAACATTTGACGGAATTAAACCAGAGAAATACCGGTTTACTTCCTTCTAA
- the LOC103874298 gene encoding protein ABIL3 isoform X2, translating to MSAAATMHMPREGSNYDEISMQQSLLFSDSLKDLKNLRTQLYSAAEYFELSYTNDGDTQSVVETLKDYAIKALVNTVDHLGSVTYKVNDFVDEKVDQVTGTELRVACIEQRLRMCQEYMDHEGRSQQSLVINTPKFHKRYILPSGEIKKGGNLAKLKSVESSIGEEADWNQFRNAVRTTIRETPPPLLRKPVLPSPPPQRRTQRSATFSLSSISNTAPKKEQDKRAVSPHRFPLLRSGSVAIRPTSVSRPTTPSKSRTITPKRYPSEPRRSASVRAAFEKEAQKEPEQQQQPSKSKRLLKALLSRRKTKKDDTLYTYLDEY from the exons ATGAGTGCAGCGGCTACAATGCACATGCCCCGGGAAGGCTCAAACTACGATGAAATCTCTATGCAACAGAGTTTGCTCTTCTCTGATAGTCTCAAG GATCTGAAGAATCTGAGAACACAGCTGTATTCAGCAGCTGAGTACTTCGAACTATCCTACACAAACGATGGAGACACACAATC AGTCGTGGAGACACTGAAAGATTATGCAATAAAGGCTCTGGTGAATACAGTTGACCATTTGGGCTCAGTTACATATAAAGTTAATGACTTCGTCGATGAAAAAGTTGATCAAGTAACTGGAACCGAGCTACGAGTTGCTTGCATCGAACAG AGGCTAAGGATGTGCCAAGAGTATATGGACCATGAAGGTCGTTCTCAGCAATCGCTTGTCATCAACACTCCAAAGTTCCACAAGCGATACATTTTGCCTT CCGGTGAAATCAAGAAAGGTGGTAACCTCGCAAAGCTCAAGAGCGTTGAAAGCAGTATTGGTGAAGAAGCTGACTGGAACCAGTTCAGAAACG CTGTTCGTACTACAATTCGGGAAACGCCACCACCACTActtag AAAACCGGTACTTCCGTCTCCTCCACCTCAACGTAGAACTCAACGTTCAGCAACCTTTTCGTTGTCCTCTATCTCCAACACGGCACCAAAGAAAGAACAAG ATAAACGAGCAGTATCGCCCCACCGGTTTCCGCTGCTAAGATCTGGTTCTGTTGCTATCAGACCGACATCGGTTAGCAGGCCAACGACTCCTAGCAAGAGTAGGACAATTACTCCTAAACGG TATCCGTCAGAACCGAGAAGATCAGCTTCGGTTCGGGCTGCGTTTGAGAAAGAAGCTCAGAAAGAACCAGAGCAGCAGCAACAACCGAGCAAGAGCAAACGGCTGCTTAAGGCGTTGCTTAGCCGACGCAAAACCAAGAAGGATGATACGCTTTATACGTACTTGGACGAATATTGA
- the LOC103874300 gene encoding protein PLASTID TRANSCRIPTIONALLY ACTIVE 7 isoform X1, whose translation MSSSSFTSSCSSILRIGDARSGNSRASSFTFQPQVCLFGFMFVISGKNMIDFGIFLQVSCGIQRDDNGRRIWRRRTLTKKDDMLRYKLQRVPFVEEQVRKIQEVGKVMTMDIERLLLSEDNRFEFVNSVAAEATEYVEKNRDEYGGTKKAIFHVLSNRVNDLGFDRPEAYAESDPYKPGPGYLKEYYT comes from the exons atgtcttcttcttccttcaccTCCTCCTGCTCTTCGATTTTACGT ATTGGTGATGCGAGAAGCGGGAACTCACGAGCTTCAAGCTTCACATTCCAACCTCAGGTCTGTCTTTTTGGTTTCATGTTTGTTATATCGGGGaaaaatatgattgattttggtatatttttgcAGGTTTCTTGCGGGATTCAAAGGGATGATAATGGACGCCGTATCTGGCGGAGGAGAACACTC ACAAAGAAGGATGATATGTTGCGTTACAAACTGCAAAGAGTTCCGTTTGTGGAAGAGCAAGTGAGGAAGATACAGGAAGTTGGGAAGGTAATGACGATGGACATCGAGCGTTTGCTATTGAGCGAAGACAACCGCTTTGAGTTCGTCAACAGCGTAGCAGCTGAGGCGACAGAGTACGTTGAGAAAAACAGGGACGAATACGGAGGCACCAAGAAAGCCATCTTTCACGTTCTGAGCAACCGCGTCAACGATCTCGGGTTTGATCGACCAGAAGCTTACGCAGAATCAGATCCTTACAAACCTGGTCCTGGCTACTTGAAGGAGTATTACACTTGA